The DNA window AGTGTGATTGCCAGCCGGGAAAACATGGCAATCGTTTGGTGTTTGCAATTACGTTGTGTTGATGCGAGATAAGAGAAGCGGGCTGGAGATAGGCAGAGCTGTCTCTAAGATGACAGGGACCTCCACAGGTGGTCTGTATCGGTGGTTAGTCAAGACATTTTGCAGGCCGCGGCATGCCGCctgctggcaggcaggcagccgcagccgaaCCACACACGTTGACGCACCAGAAAGATAATCCTGCAGTGAAACACATTAGCATGCAAGCCACGTATGAACGATGGACAGGACAAGGCACAAAGAGGGGAGCTCTTATGGAGGGAGAACTGGTGGGAGGGCGGTGGGAGCAATGGCCGAGGCTCGGGCAgcatcggcgaggacgacgattATAGGGACAGGGAGACCGTCCAGGCCACGAACCGTCCGCCCACTGCTCAAGCCAAAGTACTGGCAGAGGCAAGAAATGAACAAGACAAAAGTCGAGGGATCGGGGTGCCACAACATATAGATGTGGAAGCACGATTAGGTATCACTTACTTGAGAGGTGAAGACTGACGGGCGCCCGTTCATAAGGGCGGATTGCAGCGAGCTGCAGAGCAACGAAATGGGAGGGCTGAGGCGACAGGGGCACTCCGGGGGGGTAtaggagagagagaaaggggaAAGTGCGTTTTCTTGATCGCTGTTTTGTGTCTGCAGGTGCGGCGCGAGAGAGGTTGCAGGTGACGGAAGTCtgggggaggagaaggagagagaagGACGAAGCGGGAGCGGAAGCGATGGACGAGGGAATTTGATTcaatggcggcggggagTGGGTGGCAGAAtgagaaaagaaaaagcgGGCTGCCAATGGACACGGCAGAGTCACAGGTTGGCGGCCCAAGGTACCCTATCGGCCTCCGATTTGGAGCAATTGGTACCTACGCAGGCGCCTGGCGCGGCATCCAATTCGTTGACCCCGCCCCAAAAAAATTCACCTTCACCTCACTGTGCTCCAGGCGTtggcccccccgcccgctccaGGCCCCCCTCCAGCAAGCGGGCGCTCTGCCCTGGAGCTGCCcagggcgggctgggcaggCTGCTTGCATTCGCTGCAGTGCTGCAGGCGCCCTTCCCCCGCGGCGGACAGACCTGGTCCCAGCCGCCAGGCGTACCAACCAGGCCAGGCAGTGGGGAgaggacgtcgccctcgtgccGGTGTCCGTCACCGCTACTGAATCGCTGTCCACGCTTAACCGCTTTCGGAGCTCGGCAGTCAGGGCAGCGCCGATATCGTTCCCGCACTTGTCACTGGCCGCCCGTTGTCACCGATCAgaggcgagagagggagacCGGCAACATGCCCtccgcaccgcaccgcaccgcaccgttTGGCGTCCGTAACGCCTACTGTACTGCATGTTGTCTTCTCCCAGGCCTGCCATCCGTATACGTACCTATTCTGCTCTGAAAAAGAAGTACAAAAATTTCCCCATTGCCGCCTTGGCAGCGTCCCGTCTCGTAGCACCGTTAGTCACGGCTacgacgcccgcccccgtcaACGGCCGTGATCCGTCACTGGCGCATGTAGCCACAGAGGCACAACACCCCCCCACCGCTCCCAACCGAGCGTacggccccgtcgtccgcCATGGGCCTCACATGGTGATGCCAAGGCAAGAGTCGGAACCCGTTCGTCACTTGAATCGACACCGCCACCTCCTACCGGCCCGCGGAAGCGCCATGTGGCACCACGAGGCGTTTCCCGCCACGGCATATGCAGCCCGGGGTGGAGGACTGGGTGGAATCCCCTTTGTGCTGCCGCACgcagcttgccgtcgaccAGCACGGCAGCAAACATGACGTGCGAGGTCCGAGCCACTGACTTCATCCCGGGCGACTTTCTGCATAGCATAGGTCCGTCCCACGCTGTGTTGCCCCAGGAAcctgctgtcgccgccgacataTGGCTCCGCGCTGCCCAGAGATGATGGATATGTCAGATCGTCCCGACTTGTCCGACAAGCAGAGTAGTACAGCCGCACGTGTGGTGTCAACTTTCCTGAACCGGGACGAAACTCCGAACTAAAACCTCTGCTGGCGACCTCTTCCATCTTCTACAGCCGTACGAAGCACAATACTCATGGAGGGCCCAGTTCTCACCCCACGATGCAGCTCACAAAAATTAAAGGTGGTCCGTGTCACACAGACCCGTCGGGCTCCCTTGGCTCTCCATCACGGGATCAGTATGCGTGTGGTATTTATTGCGTTGTATTGTGCTGTCATGTGCCGTGAGCGTACATCTATGGGCCTCCATCTCGGTTGCGCGCGTCCTGTCCATCTACAGAGCGCccagctccttgagcttgctgACCAGACCATCCACGTCTTCGACCTTGCCACCGCcctgcctcgccggcggtTCTGTTTTTCAGGAATTGTCAGTGTCACGTCCTCTCCGGGCGTCGGGGAACAGGGGGCGCTGGTCGTACCCGTGACCTTGAGCACCTTGAGGCGCTTCTCGTTCTCGAGCCCAAAGTCCTTGAGTGTGACCTTGtccagcttcttcttcttcgccttcATGATGTTGGGCAAGCTTGCGTAGCGCGGCTCATTGAGGCGCAGATCCGTCGTCACCACGAGCGGCAGCTTGGCGCGCACCGTCTCGACGCCACCGTCCACCTCCTTGGTCACGGTTACGCtatcgccctcgccgaaTTCGACCTTGCTCGCCTGTGTCGCCTGCGACCAGCCCAGGAGGCCCGCCAGCATCTGGCCCGTCTGcgccgagtcgtcgtcgatgctcTGCTTGCCCAGGATGATAAGGTTGCtcttctgctgctccgccgccgccttgagcATCTTGGCCACCGTCAGCGGCTCCAGATCGTCCCCCTCTTTGACTTCAACATGAATCCCCCGGTCCGcgcccatggccatggccgtgcgCAGAATGTCCTGTGCCTTggcgggcccggcggagatggcgcagatgtcgtcgacgccgcctggAGCGCGCTTCTTTTCGCGGATGCGCACCGACTCCTCTACGGAGAGCTCGTCAAACGGGTTCATGGAGTGCTTGACGCCGGCCGTCTCAACCGCCGTCTGGGCCTTGTTGACTCGCGGCTTGACCTGTCATGTTGGCAACGGGGTCAGCGACTGCCCATTTCTGGCAATCTCGAAGACAGATGGGCGGACTAAAGAAGCCACCTACCGCGTAGTCAATGACCCTCTTGACGGGTACCAGGATCCGTAGAGCAGACATGGCGAGCGTTGCAGGTCAATGGCACCGGGCCTTATGGTTGTGAGGTGGAGGAAGCCGAGCATTGAACCGCCACTGGAGACCGAAAGCCAGTCGTCAGAGCCCCGAGACGTTCCGGCTATGACCGGCTCCAACCTCGGCCAGCCGACTCACGTGACCTCCCGCATCCACTTCCAACGTTTTATCAGATTGATGTGCAGGCGGCTCAAAGAGAGTCAGAGTGCATATAATCGTGGACTTATCTTGACTCGGCAGCATGGAATCCGTATGTCTGTGATCTTTGTCGTACATAAGTCGATGACCATCCAAACACAAATTCTAGGAGAGGGAGCCGGCCATCAACTCAACGGTCCCTTCGCCAACAAAGCCCGACAACTCAGAGCCGTCGCATCGTCTGCTTCTTTACTATGAACACGCCGTTCCTTATCATTTTCCTCAAATTGAGCCCCAAATCGAGTCTCAAAGATATGCTAATGCCCGTAGTCCATGCTTCTGCGCCCGTCAACTGGATCCGCCACGCCCCATCTCTCTTCCAAACCCACCGGACCAGGGTGAAACACCATATATGATTCACTGATTGTCATACTTACAATTCTGAATTTTTGGCAAACATCACCAATCATCCCAATCGTCATTCTTCTttgtcgctggcggcgctgcggcgccgccccggcccttacccatgcccatggcgcTGGTCCCAATGGAGCTGTTAGCCTTCTTCTGCTCTGCCAGGGAAGAAAAGTCGTCCCAGAAGTCCTTGCGGCTCGCATCCAGGGGCGCATCCCGGCGCGGCTGATCGTTGCCTTCGACGAAACGGTTGAAGCCGTCGTGGGCGTTCTTGCCCGCCGCTTGCGCCTGTTTTGCCAACGCAGCAGCGGTCAACTGCGCCTGTTTAGCAAAATCGCCCTCTGCAAACTGTGCGTGCCCGCTTCCGTCAGTCTCGCGCTTCTTTTGTGCTTCAAAGCGTCACACAAGGTGCATCGAACTCACGCTCTTGGCGGTAGGCTGAATGTAGCCATCGTTGACCGTCTTGGCCGTTTTCGAAACGGTCGACGTGAACCAGCCGAAGCCTTTGGTGAGCGCTCCCATGGGATCCCTCTGCACATCCTCAAAGTTTGGCAGCGGACCTTGGTtggacggcgtcgcagcCGGCATATTGCCAAAGCCGCCGTACTTGCCTCCTTGGCTTGGGGGGAGGTGATCAGGCCGGGACGCATTGTCGGCGCCTAGCTTGGCAAAGTACCTGTCGTcgaccttgaccttgccgccgccgttgggaGCAGGACTCTCGTCTCGCGTTGTCGTTCCGCCGAGTGGTGTGCTCGCCCGGGAGGCAGACCGTTGTGCCGAAGAagtggccgcggcgggggctGGTGTTGGCGCCACCGCGGGCTTCTTCTCACCTGGGACGTACTCACGGCCCTCAACCTTGCATGATAGCCTCTCCTTGTATtcctcgcccacctcgccaCCGTATCGCTCCGCGATGGTGGCATCGTCCCACGTGATGCCTCTCATTTGTGTGTCCTCGTGCTCCTCGAAGAAAGTCCTCCATCGTTCGTTGCCACCCAGGCGCATACGCTCAATCTCGCTCGCCTTGAAGGCGTCCATTGAGATACTCCGCACAAAGGAGATGTGGACGCCCAGCCCGCGAtggacgccggcgcaggAAAGGCAGATGAAGACGCCGAACTTGGGTGACGCCCattgcggcgacggcgcattGCAATCGCAACAGACACTGTTCTTAGATTCCTTCTGGAGAGCAGCGAGCTATGGGTTCGGTCGTCAGCGCGCATTCAGAGTCCAGGGAGGGTCGAGCGCTTCGTTGACCCCCACCGGCAGACTGACCTTGGAGCGCGTCTCCGGGTCGACCTCCCACATGGCCTTGGTCGCCATCGTGTGGTTCTGGGCGGCGGACTGGCCGGGCTGGCGTTGCACCGCTTCGCGTGTTCACAATCGAGTTGCTGGCGATGTGCGACTTTGAGATTGTAACTAGTCGATCCGAGGCGGAGACGTGGTGGGAATCAAGAAGTGTGCGTGTCGAGCGTCGTCTCGGTCCAATGCGCTGTTTGGGAGAAGGGGCCACCAGGTCAGATAGTGCGCCCGGTCAGGCGCCTTGCTCCCCCCTTTGCGCGGGCCAGTGCACTGGGCACTCCATACCTGGGCAAGAAACCCCAGGTACGTTGatggggctggctggcggggcGCCCGCTGTGATGCAGCCCCGCCCGGGCGCTGTTGGTGGTTTGAGGCTCAGCAGcgtgccagcgccgcctcatcaTGGTCATGGCGCGCACTCTGTCGTAACTTACACCCTGCGTTGTGAGCCGTGTATGGTTCGTTGATGGCTCATTTCTGGCTTCAAATTCGCTCACCTCATGGCGAAAACTTCAAAGCTCACATGCCATAACTGTATCCTACATACCAGCACAAGCGCCTGCGTGACCGCGGCGGAGACCGCGGCGACTGTGGACGACGCCGCATTACGAAATGCCAGCACGTCTTCTATGAGTCACGAAGCCTCGCGGGCTTTTGCTCCTCGCGTCTGCGTGTGCAAGGCATGTGGTGGCTACTACAACTGTCTCCTGCGCAGAGTCTCCGCGCTGCGAGCTCTTCGATATCAGAACCAGTGGACGGCTTCACATAACACAGCGATCACCACAATCAATCGTCAACTGTGCCAAAAACGCCCCTTTTTGTGTATCGCACTTCTATCTCCTCCCGAGCCGTTTTCCCGCTTAAGCTATAATACAACCCAGCAGAACCGATACGGAAAAAGGAGTGGTACAGATACATGAGAAGGGGTTTCGTCTTCCGTAGCCTCCCGTGGTGGTTGGAGGTAAGAAATTGCCAAAATTTGAGGGCGCAACCAGAGCCCGCCAAAAGGTTTGAAGAAGAATCCTGTCAACAAGTGTCAATAGTATTCTCCCGCGCCGAATGGTGGAATCCGGTGTCCCTGAAGTCGAGACTGTAGCCAGTAGCTACCGTAAGAGATATCGTTCAAATCGCGTGCCATGTCGTAATTATGCTCTCCAGGTTGAGGCGCACCCTGGCCTGGACAGGCAATCATTGCCACGCAACTAGGCAGTGGCAGTCGTGGCaggggcctcggcggcagcctcggcgccctccttGGTCTCTTCACCCTGGGGAGCGTTGGCTTCCTCGTCCGTCTTGTCCGGGCTGTCGATGGCCACCTTGACGGCAATTTCGCGGCCCTCGATATCCTTGCCATTCATCTCGTTGACAGCCTTCTGCTGCAGCTCTTCGGATGCCAGGGTGACAAAGCCGAAACCACGGCCCTTACGAGCCTCACCGCGAGCCTGGAGCTTCTTGATCATAAATCGGGGGATAGGTCGCAGGGCGATCTTGGCCGAAGAAGGCTCGTATGCCTTGAACAGCTCAATGAGCTGCATTGCGTGTCAGCTCGGCCTTGAATGTGACAGTGGCTCTGTGAAATGGCGGCTCATACCTTCTCCTCGGTCAGGTCGTAGGGCAAGTTGGCGACCATGACCTTGGTCTTGGAAGGAATGCCGTCCGCAGGGgggccgcgctcgcggcgctcacGCTGAGGCCGGGTCTGAGACTTGGAAttcttgtcgtcctcgtcagtCTTGCTCTTGTTCGTGATGTCCTTCAATGGCTGCACCTCAGTGGTGCCCTCAGCATCGGCaggggcggccgccacgtcAGTTGCGGCAGTTCCAGAAACGTcaccctccttcttctcctcacCGGCGTCCTAATTTCTCGTTAGTTATTGATGATGGGAGATTCCGGTGCAACGAGATGACATACACCAAcacggccaccacgaccggtgcggccgccacggccgcgtccacggccgcgtccacgtccggaggcgcgacggcgagagccctcggcgccggaaCCCTCGCCGTTGGCACCGTCGGCCTTGTCACCAGCAGCCTCAGGCTTGCGAGCCAGCTGCACGGAGACCTTGCGCTCCAAAATCTCTTTGCCGGAGAGCTCGGCGATCGCACGTTCAGCCTCGGAGGGGGTGGAGAGGTCGACGAAGGCATAGCCCACGGGGCGCTCGGTGCGGGGGTTCTTCGGGATGGAGACAGACTCTCTGTGACGGAAAATGTCAGCCAGCGCTACTCTCTCTTTGTTGCACACAGCACAGGCCGGATGCATGCGGCATGTTAGGAAACGCAAAATGAAGCTGATGGCTCGCACAAAATACCCAAGCATAAGCACAGGCAAACAGTACGGTCTGGGAAATAAAGAAGGGTATGTGACGAGGGCAAACCAAAAATCCCCGCTGTTGCAACGGTGGCAAGCGAAGACGCGCGAAGACGGGCGCGGAGATGTGAAGGACGCTACCTCGGAGAGACACCTTCGAGCGTCTGCAACGCAACACATACCGCGCAGGCAGCGGGAGACAGGATGGTGGGGATTCAGAGATCGAAGGGCCACCTACACAAGATAGCTCTTGAAGAAGTCCTTCAGCTCCCCCTCGGTTGTCGCGTAGGCCAGATTGCCAATGtacaggcggcggccttcggcagcgctggccgacgcagcctcgttggcggcggccttgtcaTCGGCAGGCTGGGAGATTGAGGTATTGCTCAGAGTGTTGGCAacgtcgttgacggcggcctcggaggcCTTCTCCACGTTGGTAGCAGACATTTTGGGTGGCTGGTGGATGGAGGATCGACAGGTGAGTCGGTGAATGACGCTCGAACGTGGGCTGGCGGGAGCAGGCAGCGGCGTTCGAAGGAGAAACTCGGGGGTTGAACTCTGGTGCAATGAGGGAGGAGATGGACAGGGTAGCTTGGTGCCCTAGATAACGTTGGGGGGTTGACAGACGGCGATGCGTTGCGCGGAAGACTCAAGGTTGACAGGTGATATGAAAGGGGAGAAAAGGGGAACGCCAGGTTGGAGTCGCGAATATGAAATATTTttcttggggggggggggggtgggcgacggcgcaaaGCTGCGCTGCGGGCAACTGAGGAAGGTGTGCTGCGCTTGCCACCCTGGTGGACGTTGGCGCTGGAGCTTGCCTTGTGAGATGCTGAAGTCGGGGGGTCTTGTGCAGGGGTCCGCTTGCCTCGCAGGGGCTTTCACTGGAGGTGGCTCCTTCAGCGAGCGCCAGTGGAGGTCCTGCCTGCCAGAGCACCTAGCCTACGGAAGGGCGAGACGCTGATGTGAGCGCTAACACCCGCCTAGAGGAGATGGTCCAGAGCTCGCCGTGCGGTTTGCGAGATGGAACGACTGGAGGTGGGCAAAGCGGCTAGGGAAGCTCGGGAGGCAGCTTGAGAGCACCAAACACTCAAGGTATGGGAGCCTGggaggtaggtacctagtagttaCTACGGGTACAgcaggtatactgtacaccTTGTCGGGCTCCCCCGGCTACAAGTACGTACAGCTTGCTACAGAGCCTCTCCCGTCCCTGGGACGACTGCCGTAGAGCTGGGTCTGCGTCGAAGGAGCCGTCACACACGGTCCAAAGAggcaacggcgccgacaagggcTGCAAGGGGGTTGAGAGGTTGCTTCGAACATGTCTCTCGGCACCGCTACCTTGATTGCGCCTTCCGTTTGACGGTGCCTTGGAGCCGGTTCGCGTGGTGCGTTTGCAGGATGATTGCTGGATTTTGCGTGGCAGGAGCCATCGGCGCCTTGCTGGTTTGCCGCATCTCGGGCGCACTTGCCGCGACAACGACCAGGCCTCAGGCCCATGCGTCTACGCGACGTGGTTAGCCGAACAAAGAAATTACGTGCAGACGACCCTTGAGCCCCAGGATCACTGATGTGGTCCCCGACCGTCAGTGCGAAGTACATCCTtagtactccgtacgtaCTCCCGAGATCGTCTGCGCCGCTTCCagacgcccttgccctcaCGGTGCCGCAGCCGAAGAAGGCGAAACTAAAGTGGCAAGTGGCAGCCGCCTCCCGCTGGCCGTTACACGGCTGCCCGTCTGAATcacgcggcgggcgctcaAGCGGGCGACGCACTCACGCCTACTGTACCGTAACTCCGCTTATTACCTAGGTAGTAGTACGGTTCGCCTCTACGCTGGTCATAGTGGTTCACTTCCCCACTGTCGCGTTTTCGACAGCCCAGTGCGCGGACTTGCTTTTGCCTCGCAAGGGCTCCAGGTCTCGGGCGTGCAGCACGTGAAGCGCGTttgcgcccggcgccggtCTTGATTGCAGATGTTCCTCATGCACGGAGAGGCTCTTGGAAACTCCTTGTGCCGGCTTTGCGACGGCATGCGAAGTAGATGTTGGCAATGATGAGTGCCATGAAGATCCGAGGAGAGCAGCGATACGAAGGGTGGCATGAACCTCAATCGCCTGTATTCTGGACCCATGCAAAGTAATGCCCGATACTATTGTCCTTCGGCTTCTTGGGAAAGCACAAAGTCGAAGCTCCCACTCTGTTCTGCTCCAGACTGCGAGACCAACGGGGTCTCGTGATGCCACCGTCGAGCTTCAGGTTGCGGATATGTATTTGAACGGCAGCGATGTACTCCACCTGGAGCTGGCTTCATCTCCATAGTAGGTCCCGTGCCCCCACCCGTACTACTAGTTGTCGTCACCGTCCAGCTCTAGGTAGGTACGGTATGGTAGTAACCTATCAGTGGGGTTCTACATAAGGAACTTACCTACATACCTAGTAGTTGCCTTCTGCATGTGAGTGTGGCGACACGCGACCCATAGCCGCTGGGTACGGGTTTCCAAGTGTTCCCTTTCTGAGCCTTCAACATGTTCGCACGACCGacgcgcccatcgccgctTAAAACGCAATTCCAAAACATACTACAACATCTGGGGCAGCAAGTTCAGTAATTGCCACGACCAGCAACAGCCTAGCGCATTGCGTATCATCTCTacaggccgaggccgaccaAAGCGCCAGAGTCCATCGGCGCTGATTGATTAGATCTGCCGGCATCGGACTTCCACCGAGACTTTTTGCCCGAGGATTTCCACCACAGGCCAACCTCCGCCTTCGACAACTACGCGCTTGGCACGCCCCCCAACCCACGGCATTGTGGTTAAGTCGGCGAATCCCGATATCAACGAGAGCCCTCCCGATCCTTTCGGTCCATCAATTGAATAGCACCACGGGCGTGGCACGGACGCACCTTTTTCCCGTCAAAGACTCGCATGTCATGACCTCATCAGACCGGACCGTCTTGGTCCTATACGGATCCGAGACCGGCAATGCACAGGACATGGCGGAGGAGCTGGGCAAGCTGTGTCGACGGCTGCATTTCGAAAGCCTCGTGGAGGAACTCGACGCTGTCGAACTCGTACGCACCTTGATAACTGTCGACATATGTCGTCCCCTTCCCGCCGCTAATCCCTGGCCCCGTTAGAccgcgctgctggagcaccagctcgtcatcttcgtcatTTCTACCACCGGGCAGGGGGACATGCCTCACAACTCGCTGCTCTTCTGGAAGAAGCTTCTTCGCAAGAGGCTGCCAAGTAATTGCCTAGCCCAAGTGAGATTCACGTGCTGCGGCTTGGGGGACAGCACATACCTCAAGTAGGTCGACAGCACCGTTCATGTGGACTTTTCGTGTCTGGCCAAGCTAACGTGATTCTCTCAAGGTTCAACTGGGCAGCACGAAAGCTCATTCGGCGCCTGGAACAGCTTGGCGGAACGGCATTCATGGAGCCATGCGAGGCTGATGAGCAGTTCCCCGAAGGGTAAAGACACATTTCCCAACACGTCTCTTCCTGCTGACCGGCTTTGCAGTATCGATGGCAGCTTTGTGCGATGGGCGGACGAGCTCAAGACACATTTGCTTGCCCAGTATCCTCCacgccatggccttggcccCATTCCCGAAGAGATCAACCTGCCGCCGAGGTGGTCATTGCACGCTGCGCTTCAAAAAGCAGAGGCCGAGTCTATCACCTCTGGGCTTTGCGAAGGCCCGGACGAGACTCATGAGACCCCTCTTCCCAACACACCACCTCTAGAGGTGATTCCCGTCCCCGGTGGGTGGGAtgccagcctcgccggcaATGAAAAACTGACCCCGGACACGCACTGGCAAGACGTACGCCTCATGTCATTTGACATACCGTCTCGGGGCAGCGGCCAGAAGTTACATTGCAACCCTGGCGACTGTCTCACCATCTACCCGAAGAACTTCCCTGACGACGCCCAAAGGCTCATCACTCTCATGGGCTGGGAGTCCGTCGCCGATAAGCCGCTGGACCTCTCGTTGTGCGGGCCCTTGCCAAACAGCCTCCGTGCGCCGTCCCCCTGTACAATTCGTGGCCTACTCCTGCACAGCATCGATTTCATGGCCGTGCCTCGACGCTCTTTCCTCAAGAACATCTCCTATTTCTCTTCCAACCCGGACCACAAAGAGCGGCTACTCGAGTTCACCATGACGGAGTTTCTGGATGAGTACTTTGACTACGCGACACGCTCTCGTCGCACCATCATGGAGGCCTTGGAGGAGTTTTATTCGGTCCGAATCCCACCTGAGCGGATTCTTGATGTCTTCCCTCTCATTCGTGGCCGCGACTTCAGTatcgccaacggcggcgaccgaCTCGCGCATCCAACTCGTCCAGAGACCACCCGGGTCGAACTACTCGTCGCCTTGGTCAAGTACCGCACCATCCTGCGCAAGCCTCGCCAAGGCCTCTGCTCAAGATATCTCGCCGACTTGCCGGCAGGGGCCCAGTTGGTTGTCTC is part of the Purpureocillium takamizusanense chromosome 7, complete sequence genome and encodes:
- the TAH18 gene encoding NAPDH-dependent diflavin reductase (EggNog:ENOG503NUCM~BUSCO:EOG09261QR5~COG:C); protein product: MTSSDRTVLVLYGSETGNAQDMAEELGKLCRRLHFESLVEELDAVELTALLEHQLVIFVISTTGQGDMPHNSLLFWKKLLRKRLPSNCLAQVRFTCCGLGDSTYLKFNWAARKLIRRLEQLGGTAFMEPCEADEQFPEGIDGSFVRWADELKTHLLAQYPPRHGLGPIPEEINLPPRWSLHAALQKAEAESITSGLCEGPDETHETPLPNTPPLEVIPVPGGWDASLAGNEKLTPDTHWQDVRLMSFDIPSRGSGQKLHCNPGDCLTIYPKNFPDDAQRLITLMGWESVADKPLDLSLCGPLPNSLRAPSPCTIRGLLLHSIDFMAVPRRSFLKNISYFSSNPDHKERLLEFTMTEFLDEYFDYATRSRRTIMEALEEFYSVRIPPERILDVFPLIRGRDFSIANGGDRLAHPTRPETTRVELLVALVKYRTILRKPRQGLCSRYLADLPAGAQLVVSHKAVLSPIHGPSNARRPLIAMATGTGVAPVRSLIHERLTHLDSAPVLLFFGNRNAAADYFFRDEWAAIQENTTMVLFTAFSRDQREKVYVQDLVRREAPRLGRLIPQLPIFAVCGGSTKMADACKNAVFDPFVESAGDDESERERMLEEMTWWQEIW
- the TAH18 gene encoding NAPDH-dependent diflavin reductase, variant 2 (EggNog:ENOG503NUCM~COG:C), whose protein sequence is MPHNSLLFWKKLLRKRLPSNCLAQVRFTCCGLGDSTYLKFNWAARKLIRRLEQLGGTAFMEPCEADEQFPEGIDGSFVRWADELKTHLLAQYPPRHGLGPIPEEINLPPRWSLHAALQKAEAESITSGLCEGPDETHETPLPNTPPLEVIPVPGGWDASLAGNEKLTPDTHWQDVRLMSFDIPSRGSGQKLHCNPGDCLTIYPKNFPDDAQRLITLMGWESVADKPLDLSLCGPLPNSLRAPSPCTIRGLLLHSIDFMAVPRRSFLKNISYFSSNPDHKERLLEFTMTEFLDEYFDYATRSRRTIMEALEEFYSVRIPPERILDVFPLIRGRDFSIANGGDRLAHPTRPETTRVELLVALVKYRTILRKPRQGLCSRYLADLPAGAQLVVSHKAVLSPIHGPSNARRPLIAMATGTGVAPVRSLIHERLTHLDSAPVLLFFGNRNAAADYFFRDEWAAIQENTTMVLFTAFSRDQREKVYVQDLVRREAPRLGRLIPQLPIFAVCGGSTKMADACKNAVFDPFVESAGDDESERERMLEEMTWWQEIW
- the TAH18 gene encoding NAPDH-dependent diflavin reductase, variant 3 (EggNog:ENOG503NUCM~COG:C), producing the protein MSSSPKGKDTFPNTSLPADRLCSIDGSFVRWADELKTHLLAQYPPRHGLGPIPEEINLPPRWSLHAALQKAEAESITSGLCEGPDETHETPLPNTPPLEVIPVPGGWDASLAGNEKLTPDTHWQDVRLMSFDIPSRGSGQKLHCNPGDCLTIYPKNFPDDAQRLITLMGWESVADKPLDLSLCGPLPNSLRAPSPCTIRGLLLHSIDFMAVPRRSFLKNISYFSSNPDHKERLLEFTMTEFLDEYFDYATRSRRTIMEALEEFYSVRIPPERILDVFPLIRGRDFSIANGGDRLAHPTRPETTRVELLVALVKYRTILRKPRQGLCSRYLADLPAGAQLVVSHKAVLSPIHGPSNARRPLIAMATGTGVAPVRSLIHERLTHLDSAPVLLFFGNRNAAADYFFRDEWAAIQENTTMVLFTAFSRDQREKVYVQDLVRREAPRLGRLIPQLPIFAVCGGSTKMADACKNAVFDPFVESAGDDESERERMLEEMTWWQEIW